GTTTCGGCGCTTAAGGCGTTAATCGTGACGGTCAGGCTGTGAATCCCTAACGCCGCGATCCGTTCGATATTTTCGGGCAGGCGCAGGCCGTTGGTGGACAGGCACAGGGTCATGTCAGGAAAAGCCTGGCGAACCAGTTCGAAGGTTTCGAAGGTTTTCGGATTAGCCAGCGGATCGCCGGGGCCGGCAATACCGACGACTTTCAGTTGTGGCCCGTTTTGGGAAGCCATATGGCGTTGTACCAGGCGAACGCGCTCAACGCCTTGCTCAGGGGTCAGCACTCTGCTGGTAATCCCCGGCCGGCTTTCATTGGCACAATCGAATTTCCGCTCACAGAATCCGCACTTGATATTACAGCCGGGCGCGACCGGCAGGTGAATCCGGCCGGCTTTGTTATGGTCGCCGCCGAAGCAGGGATGGTCTGACTGTTTCTTCATTTTCATCATCGGGCAAGTGCTTGCCATAACGGTTCTCCTGTCATAACGTGAGGTTGTGGATCAAGCACCGTTGCTGATAAAAAAAGCCCTGAACGATTGTCATCGCCCAGGGCTTCATTGCCTTTTCTTTTTGACACATCATTATGTCTGGAAAATTTCACCGTCTGCTCATTTTATTCAGGTTTTTAATATGCATACAATATGCCATGGGCAATTAAAAAAAAGGGGGTAACACGCGCACCTCAGGATCACGTGTTACCCTTGCCAGAGGCAATAGCAGCTTAAAAAATGAGCGGGTTGAATAAAAATAAGGCATAGCCAAGATCCCGGGTTATTTTTTGATCCGTTCCAGAATCCCGGAGTTGACAATGTCATAAGCCATCTTCAACGCATCCGCGATGGCTACGGAGGTGCTGACCGGGACAATCCCCGCTTTGAGCAGCTCCTTTTTGGGCAGTTCTCCAATCTGTGCCGTCACCACAGCCTGACAGCCTTCCAGGGCGCTGAGAATGCCGCCGAACTGCCGGTGGCGAAAGGGGTTGTCAGGATCGTAGGAACAGTACTTTTCGACCTCAACGGCGGCCAGCTGTTCGATGATCCCTTCCGTATAATCGTAAATCAGGAAGCGTTGAGCATGCCCGAAGTGCTGGTCCACGGTGACGGCTGATTTTGAGGCGACGGCAATGCGCATCGTCAATCGGTTTTCAGGCTTCCAGCGTGATGAAGCTGAAGCACTTCTTGGGACAGGTGACGCCACAGCCGGCACAGCCGATACAGTTATCGGGGTTGGCAATGGTCATGACCATCCGGGTACTGTAATTTTCTTCATCTTCAATGTCTTCCGGGCCGAGGACATTGCGCGAGCAGGCTTTGTAGCAGCGGCCGCAGCCGATGCACTTCTCCGGGTCGATTGCATTTGCAAAGGTCGGGGTCCAGTCTGCTCCCCCTCTGGTTTTCCCAGTCAATAAGGCCATCTTGTTCTCCTTTTAAATAAATATTTCGTGTTCAATGGGGTCTTTGTTATCAGACGGTCTATTTTTTCAGCATGGCTTTTCTCAGCCAGGGGGGTGGGTTGCCCTGTAGAACTTCCTGCAGCTTGGTCACGGTTTCCTGGATCGGTGCGCGGTCCTTGCTTTTCAACGGATGAATTTTTTTGGCGACCAGACGGGCGGCAGCCGGACCGCCTATCTCAGCGACATAGACCAGAGCACATTCTTCCAGACCGCTGCAGCGTGCCTCGATCCGGTCCGCTTCATCGTCACCTTCGCTTTTAACCTGGACGATACCGTTGAATTCGGCGCTGTCGGAGCTGATATCCCAGATGTAAAACTGTTCCGCACGGCCAAAGTGTTCATCGATATGGATTTTATCCGTGCTTGCAAATGCAACTTTCATGTACTCACCTCGTTCCCGTTTCTGATCTATGAGCTGAAGCTTTCTGGTCCGAATCATCTTTCGTCCCATCTTGTTTTGAGCACCCGAAGGCCGGCGGGCAGAGGCTTTCTGCCCGCCGGACAGTTTGCTAACGCATCATTTCAAACCACTGGTCTTCACAGGTTTCATCTTTGATATCCAGAAACTTGTTGGCGATCACGGTCAGGAAGTTGATGGCGCCCTGATAGCCGATCACCGGGGTCCGGTGGATATTGACCCGGTCCATGACCGGGAAGCCGA
This genomic window from Pelobacter seleniigenes DSM 18267 contains:
- a CDS encoding radical SAM protein, with translation MASTCPMMKMKKQSDHPCFGGDHNKAGRIHLPVAPGCNIKCGFCERKFDCANESRPGITSRVLTPEQGVERVRLVQRHMASQNGPQLKVVGIAGPGDPLANPKTFETFELVRQAFPDMTLCLSTNGLRLPENIERIAALGIHSLTVTINALSAETGAKVYEWIKYDRLKLSGVEGAAFLLQKQLEGVRLAAKAGLMVKINHVYIPGINDHETLDLAVKVRELGADMMNIMPVIPIGLFKDVEPPSELTMELVRNQAELILSQARHCKQCRADAAGLIGKDIDLEKLEASQLAS
- a CDS encoding NifB/NifX family molybdenum-iron cluster-binding protein — translated: MRIAVASKSAVTVDQHFGHAQRFLIYDYTEGIIEQLAAVEVEKYCSYDPDNPFRHRQFGGILSALEGCQAVVTAQIGELPKKELLKAGIVPVSTSVAIADALKMAYDIVNSGILERIKK
- the fdxB gene encoding ferredoxin III, nif-specific, coding for MALLTGKTRGGADWTPTFANAIDPEKCIGCGRCYKACSRNVLGPEDIEDEENYSTRMVMTIANPDNCIGCAGCGVTCPKKCFSFITLEA
- the nifX gene encoding nitrogen fixation protein NifX, which translates into the protein MKVAFASTDKIHIDEHFGRAEQFYIWDISSDSAEFNGIVQVKSEGDDEADRIEARCSGLEECALVYVAEIGGPAAARLVAKKIHPLKSKDRAPIQETVTKLQEVLQGNPPPWLRKAMLKK